The DNA segment GATTGAAGGAGAATGTGATTATCGGTAAAATGATACCTGCCGGAACGGGACAAAAACGTTTCAGCCGTTTGATAGTAGGCACAAAAGAGGAGCAAGAGCGTTTAAATCGTCAGGAGCGACTCTCACAAATTGCCGAAGAATAAAAGAATATAAATCAGAATACGATTAAATAAAAAGGCTGTCCTTGTTTTTTTGAGGACAGCCTTTTTTATTTAATACCAAATAAACATCTAAAAGGCACAGTTTGTAAAAAGTTTCCAACCTGTAATGGATTGAATGATAACGTTACTCATATCGTTGATAATATCAGTGACTTTGGCGGAGAGTTCTTCCAGATCTTTGCAAATAATGTTAGCAGTTTTGCCCTTGATGAATCGCCATATCATCTCTGCGGGGTTTAATTCGGGAGAGTAAGGAGGAATAA comes from the Sphingobacteriales bacterium genome and includes:
- a CDS encoding transposase, giving the protein MPYCNTVCFQIFIDKLSVQKPEEFKIILLDNGAFHHSRQLVIPKNIHLLFIPPYSPELNPAEMIWRFIKGKTANIICKDLEELSAKVTDIINDMSNVIIQSITGWKLFTNCAF